One stretch of Argiope bruennichi chromosome 3, qqArgBrue1.1, whole genome shotgun sequence DNA includes these proteins:
- the LOC129963964 gene encoding sine oculis-binding protein homolog isoform X2 — MNELLGWYGYDKLDTRGLNLKHLNQHFPTSSSSSSPLRHDEDFSEDDTGLSRSPQPESESLTPNVNGGTIICAWCLKTGLKLFTLKTSSGKTKAFCSEPCFNQCRRAAFKKNRVCNWCRHVRHTVNYVDFKDGDEQLQFCSDKCLNQYKMQIFCKETQAYLQMNPHLQEEANKHAGTASSKLITPDLWLRDCQETMNGGTTPGISHSEDESSPPNTGTAIPKSSNGLEVEDLTLSSKSDHCNSSYSNISLKDRSTPQEQRSRNLDDSPVSKDKRSLEMCNALASYLRDDKEKNNFDRRKRNYDNEKDHFRKKQKMSSLRHRSNQPAEAPPAHLSTTTHSPLTLQNHTRLFQPSAFPPSLNNTSSPVPPAAHTKALPPHPAMAGPLLPPGLPPPPPLLNNDFLHSPFSSSFFQPSLSPQQQHLDAMLRMQSGMRPDHFPPHLFQESMLPFLRNMPTQHSSNPFLQPNTVMLPYPIFVPLPVPIPVPIPLTNFLPKDKKPATKDISKKLPSEDLEAGENSDSLNVDSEPESKRDTASTKSNNSENDSNDTVSNNISGKERHTPAPEKSSYAVINNDSNSNRLILTRNKPR, encoded by the coding sequence aatCTTTAACACCAAATGTAAATGGAGGAACAATCATCTGTGCCTGGTGCTTGAAAACAGGGCTCAAGCTATTTACTCTGAAAACTTCCTCCGGCAAAACCAAGGCTTTCTGTAGTGAACCCTGCTTCAATCAGTGTAGGAGAGCGGCATTCAAGAAAAACCGTGTCTGCAACTGGTGCCGACATGTTCGCCACACGGTCAATTATGTCGATTTCAAAGATGGAGATGAACAACTCCAGTTTTGCAGCGACAAGTGCCTAAACCAGTACAAAATGCAGATTTTCTGCAAAGAGACTCAGGCTTATCTTCAGATGAACCCACACTTGCAGGAGGAAGCTAATAAACATGCTGGAACAGCCAGTTCCAAACTGATTACCCCCGATTTGTGGCTGCGCGACTGTCAAGAAACAATGAATGGTGGAACAACACCAGGTATATCTCACAGTGAAGATGAATCTTCACCACCGAACACAGGAACAGCAATTCCAAAATCTAGCAATGGACTAGAAGTTGAAGATCTAACACTTTCATCCAAAAGCGATCACTGCAATTCGTCCTATTCGAATATTTCCTTAAAAGACAGAAGCACACCACAGGAACAACGTAGTAGGAACTTAGACGATTCGCCTGTGAGCAAAGATAAACGCTCGCTCGAAATGTGCAATGCCTTAGCTTCATACCTGAGGGacgataaagaaaagaataattttgaccGCCGAAAGCGGAATTACGATAATGAAAAAGATCACTTTCGTAAAAAGCAAAAGATGTCTTCTTTAAGGCACAGATCCAATCAACCAGCTGAAGCACCGCCTGCACATCTGTCTACAACAACTCACTCTCCGCTAACTTTGCAAAACCATACCAGGTTATTCCAGCCGTCAGCTTTCCCTCCATCGCTTAACAACACCAGTTCTCCAGTACCACCGGCAGCCCACACGAAGGCACTACCACCCCATCCAGCAATGGCAGGTCCACTGTTGCCACCAGGATTGCCACCACCACCACCGCTTTTGAATAACGATTTCTTGCATTCGCCTTTCAGTTCTTCCTTCTTCCAGCCTTCGTTGTCACCACAACAACAACACTTGGACGCTATGTTGAGGATGCAATCTGGAATGAGACCAGATCATTTTCCACCACATCTCTTCCAGGAATCGATGCTTCCATTTCTGAGAAATATGCCGACGCAGCACAGTTCGAATCCGTTTTTGCAACCGAATACAGTGATGCTGCCGTACCCAATATTCGTTCCTCTTCCAGTTCCTATACCAGTACCCATTCCGTTGACTAACTTCCTACCAAAAGACAAAAAGCCAGCTACTAAAGATATAAGCAAAAAGCTCCCTAGCGAAGACCTGGAAGCAGGTGAAAACAGCGACAGTTTAAATGTAGATTCTGAACCGGAAAGCAAAAGAGACACTGCTTCCACAAAATCAAACAATTCCGAAAATGATTCGAATGATAcagtttcaaataatatatctGGAAAGGAAAGGCATACCCCGGCACCGGAGAAATCATCGTATGCTGTGATTAATAATGACAGTAATTCGAATCGTTTAATATTGACGAGGAATAAAccacgatga
- the LOC129963965 gene encoding histone deacetylase complex subunit SAP18-like isoform X2 codes for MESVVEEKTEAVSIDREKTCPLLLRVFLNNGRHHSLSEFVRGNVPPNELQIYTWLDATLKELTNLVKEVNPDARRKGTFFDFALVFPEARGPGYRMREIGRTCSGEKFPDDNKTLASCRFQIGDYLDIAITPPTYRGHESRRGRQNAY; via the exons ATGGAATCTGTTGTAGAAGAGAAAACTGAAGCGGTTTCTATTGATCGTGAAAAA ACTTGTCCTCTTTTACTTagagttttcttaaataatggaAGACATCATTCACTTAGTGAATTTGTAAGAGGAAATGTTCCACCCAATGAGCTTCAGATTTACACTTG GTTGGATGCTACCTTAAAAGAATTGACTAATTTAGTGAAAGAAGTCAACCCAGATGCTCGGCGTAAAGGAACTTTCTTTGATTTTGCTCTAGTCTTTCCAGAGGCAAGAGGTCCTGGATATAGAATGAGAGAAATTGGAAGAACATGCTCTGGAGAAAAGTTTCCTGATGATAACAAAACATTAGCATCATGCAGATTTCAAATTGGAGATTATTTAGACATTGCCATTACCCCTCCTACTTACAGAGGGCATGAAAGTCGCCGAGGAAGGCAAAATGCATACTAA
- the LOC129963965 gene encoding histone deacetylase complex subunit SAP18-like isoform X1, with translation MHRSPKMPPAKKVSTKKTMESVVEEKTEAVSIDREKTCPLLLRVFLNNGRHHSLSEFVRGNVPPNELQIYTWLDATLKELTNLVKEVNPDARRKGTFFDFALVFPEARGPGYRMREIGRTCSGEKFPDDNKTLASCRFQIGDYLDIAITPPTYRGHESRRGRQNAY, from the exons ATGCATCGGTCTCCAAAAATGCCTCCGGCCAAAAAAGTCTCTACCAAA AAAACGATGGAATCTGTTGTAGAAGAGAAAACTGAAGCGGTTTCTATTGATCGTGAAAAA ACTTGTCCTCTTTTACTTagagttttcttaaataatggaAGACATCATTCACTTAGTGAATTTGTAAGAGGAAATGTTCCACCCAATGAGCTTCAGATTTACACTTG GTTGGATGCTACCTTAAAAGAATTGACTAATTTAGTGAAAGAAGTCAACCCAGATGCTCGGCGTAAAGGAACTTTCTTTGATTTTGCTCTAGTCTTTCCAGAGGCAAGAGGTCCTGGATATAGAATGAGAGAAATTGGAAGAACATGCTCTGGAGAAAAGTTTCCTGATGATAACAAAACATTAGCATCATGCAGATTTCAAATTGGAGATTATTTAGACATTGCCATTACCCCTCCTACTTACAGAGGGCATGAAAGTCGCCGAGGAAGGCAAAATGCATACTAA